The following coding sequences are from one Virgibacillus necropolis window:
- a CDS encoding SLOG family protein: MKVLTVTGYKSMELGIFKVEDPKISFIKAAIKKRLITLIEEGLEWILISGQMGVELWTGEIVLDLQETYDVKLGIIPPFENQENRWPEPIQQSYQALVMAADFHQPLYKGEYKGGFQFKAKNDWFVEKSDGCLILLDDENPGSNRFFYEKAKNARNYPIYLITPADLDDAVEEQRMADPDYWS; encoded by the coding sequence ATGAAAGTTCTAACAGTAACAGGCTATAAATCAATGGAATTAGGTATATTTAAAGTGGAAGACCCTAAAATTTCGTTCATCAAGGCAGCAATCAAAAAAAGATTGATAACACTTATTGAAGAAGGCCTGGAATGGATACTAATATCAGGTCAAATGGGTGTCGAATTGTGGACTGGGGAAATAGTTTTGGATTTACAAGAAACGTATGATGTGAAACTTGGTATCATTCCACCATTTGAAAATCAAGAAAATCGTTGGCCCGAGCCAATTCAACAATCATATCAGGCACTTGTTATGGCAGCTGATTTTCATCAACCGCTTTATAAAGGAGAATATAAGGGTGGTTTTCAATTTAAAGCAAAGAATGATTGGTTTGTTGAAAAAAGTGATGGGTGTCTAATCCTATTAGATGACGAAAACCCAGGCAGTAATCGATTTTTTTATGAAAAAGCAAAAAATGCAAGGAATTATCCCATATATTTAATCACTCCGGCCGATTTGGATGATGCAGTAGAAGAACAACGGATGGCGGATCCTGATTATTGGAGCTGA
- a CDS encoding ABC transporter ATP-binding protein encodes MGKLLVNKLSKSFGNKSVLDKVTFTVNEGEFVSILGPSGSGKSTLFHLIGGISIPDSGEIYLDENQINGKRGSIGYTPQAPSLLPWRTILQNVLLGAELSGEKNEEEALKMIKRAGLKGYEKAYPHELSGGMRQRVAFIRSLLSPQSLICLDEPFSALDEFTRLDMQKWLLSIWEDYKQSILFVTHNIEEAIYLSDRIIVLSANPATVKKEFSIPFKRPRDEDLFLTEEFLQWKKAIYQQLSNLG; translated from the coding sequence ATGGGAAAACTTTTAGTAAACAAGCTATCCAAATCATTTGGAAATAAATCTGTTCTGGATAAAGTAACTTTTACGGTGAATGAAGGGGAGTTTGTTTCTATACTTGGCCCCTCTGGAAGTGGGAAAAGTACATTATTTCATTTGATTGGTGGTATCAGTATTCCTGACTCAGGTGAAATCTATTTGGATGAAAACCAAATCAATGGGAAAAGAGGATCAATTGGTTATACACCACAAGCTCCTTCACTATTACCGTGGAGAACAATCCTTCAAAATGTTTTACTCGGTGCAGAACTTAGTGGCGAGAAAAATGAGGAGGAGGCATTGAAGATGATTAAGCGTGCTGGATTGAAAGGCTATGAAAAAGCCTATCCTCATGAACTTTCAGGTGGAATGAGGCAACGTGTCGCATTCATACGTAGCTTATTAAGTCCGCAATCATTGATTTGCTTAGATGAACCATTTTCAGCCTTGGATGAATTTACCCGTTTAGATATGCAAAAATGGTTGTTATCCATTTGGGAAGATTATAAGCAATCGATTCTTTTTGTCACGCATAACATTGAAGAAGCGATTTATTTATCAGACCGCATTATTGTCTTGTCAGCTAATCCTGCAACCGTCAAAAAAGAATTTAGCATACCATTCAAGCGGCCAAGAGATGAAGATTTATTTTTAACAGAAGAATTTTTGCAATGGAAAAAAGCAATATATCAACAACTAAGTAATCTCGGTTAA
- a CDS encoding ABC transporter permease: MNTMMQKGWRPAFVLLLLFILWELSSKLFEIPAWLLPAPSQIWQVGIDEWQGYQHHLVATITLTLVGFSIGSLVGIVVASCLHLLPLVREACYPLIILSQNIPIIVLAPLLVIWFGFGMLPKIIIITLVCFFPIVVAALDGFRQTDRDLKHYMKMAGGTRSQIFRKLEWPHAMPSVFSGLKISATYSVMGAVIAEWLGASEGIGVYMTLASSSFRTDRVFVAIFLIMMLSLLFFACINLLEKKLIKWKPEGS; the protein is encoded by the coding sequence ATGAATACTATGATGCAAAAAGGATGGAGACCTGCATTTGTTCTCCTCCTTCTATTTATACTATGGGAGCTGTCTAGTAAACTATTCGAAATACCTGCCTGGCTCCTTCCAGCACCATCGCAAATTTGGCAGGTTGGTATTGATGAGTGGCAGGGCTATCAGCACCATCTAGTAGCAACGATAACATTAACATTGGTTGGATTTTCAATTGGAAGTCTAGTTGGAATTGTTGTTGCAAGCTGTCTGCATCTACTTCCATTGGTTAGAGAGGCATGTTATCCATTAATAATTTTATCGCAAAATATTCCTATCATTGTACTGGCACCATTACTTGTTATTTGGTTTGGTTTTGGGATGCTACCAAAGATTATCATTATTACACTAGTTTGCTTTTTTCCTATTGTCGTAGCGGCATTAGATGGATTCAGGCAAACAGATCGTGATTTAAAGCATTATATGAAAATGGCGGGTGGAACAAGAAGCCAAATTTTTCGTAAACTCGAATGGCCACATGCGATGCCGTCTGTTTTTTCTGGATTAAAAATATCCGCCACCTATAGTGTGATGGGGGCAGTAATTGCTGAGTGGCTTGGTGCCAGTGAAGGAATAGGTGTGTATATGACTTTAGCATCTTCTTCGTTCCGAACTGATCGGGTATTCGTCGCGATATTTTTGATTATGATGTTGAGTCTATTATTTTTTGCCTGTATTAATCTTTTAGAGAAGAAGTTAATCAAATGGAAACCAGAGGGGAGTTAG
- a CDS encoding thiamine-binding protein, whose translation MSNSLVSIQIIPKTKNGEDVIPYVDAAIAVIEESAVKYEVHPLETTMEGDLSELLVVIEKMNEKMVELGSESIISQVKVFYKPSGASMNELTKKYR comes from the coding sequence ATGAGCAATTCACTAGTAAGCATTCAAATTATACCAAAGACAAAAAACGGGGAGGATGTTATTCCATACGTAGATGCAGCGATCGCTGTCATAGAAGAATCGGCTGTGAAATATGAAGTTCATCCACTTGAAACAACCATGGAGGGAGACTTGTCAGAGCTACTAGTGGTCATTGAAAAAATGAATGAAAAGATGGTTGAACTTGGGAGCGAAAGCATCATTTCACAGGTGAAAGTTTTCTATAAACCTAGTGGTGCATCTATGAATGAGCTAACGAAGAAGTACCGCTAA
- a CDS encoding ABC transporter substrate-binding protein has product MKKILLALSCVLVLIACSKDDETSTTTKNQELQEVSIVLDWTPNTNHTGIYVAQEKGFFADQGLNVEIVMPGEVGANQLVASGKADFGVSYQEGVTQARVQGVPIVSIAAVIQHNTSGFASPKEKGINSLKDFEGKTYGGYGAPVEKAILSSLMKKENADIDKVDIVNMGNTDFFTAVKRDIDFAWIYYGWTGIEAELRDVELNMLYLTDHSEKLDYYTPVLATNEKMIEENPKTVKKFIAAVSKGYGFAIDQPDKAAEILIEAVPEIDAELVKASQKWLSPKYQADAEQWGVQKLEVWENYGGWMYEHDLLEKELNSKAAFTNEFLPKKEEE; this is encoded by the coding sequence ATGAAAAAGATATTGCTAGCACTAAGCTGTGTCCTTGTTCTTATTGCATGTAGTAAGGACGATGAAACCAGCACGACAACAAAGAATCAAGAATTACAGGAAGTATCGATTGTCCTTGATTGGACACCAAATACCAATCACACAGGAATTTATGTCGCACAAGAAAAAGGATTTTTTGCTGATCAAGGTTTAAATGTGGAAATTGTTATGCCTGGAGAAGTAGGCGCAAACCAATTGGTTGCCTCGGGTAAGGCCGATTTCGGTGTTAGTTATCAAGAGGGAGTCACCCAGGCCCGTGTGCAAGGTGTACCAATTGTATCTATTGCCGCTGTCATTCAGCATAATACTTCAGGATTCGCATCACCAAAAGAAAAGGGAATCAATTCATTAAAGGATTTTGAAGGAAAAACATATGGAGGGTACGGTGCTCCTGTTGAAAAAGCGATACTTTCTTCTTTAATGAAAAAAGAAAATGCGGATATTGATAAAGTAGATATTGTTAATATGGGAAACACCGATTTTTTCACAGCGGTAAAGCGTGATATCGATTTTGCTTGGATTTATTATGGATGGACTGGAATAGAGGCAGAACTTCGGGATGTCGAATTAAACATGCTTTATTTAACAGACCACTCTGAGAAGTTGGATTACTATACGCCAGTACTTGCAACAAATGAAAAAATGATTGAAGAAAACCCGAAAACTGTGAAGAAGTTTATAGCAGCAGTTTCAAAAGGATATGGATTTGCAATAGACCAACCAGATAAGGCAGCGGAAATATTAATTGAAGCGGTTCCAGAAATAGATGCGGAATTAGTAAAAGCAAGTCAAAAATGGTTATCACCAAAATATCAAGCAGATGCAGAGCAATGGGGAGTACAAAAGCTTGAGGTTTGGGAGAATTATGGGGGCTGGATGTATGAACATGATCTACTAGAAAAAGAGTTAAATAGTAAAGCAGCATTCACAAATGAATTTTTACCTAAAAAAGAGGAGGAATAA
- the mscL gene encoding large conductance mechanosensitive channel protein MscL has translation MWKEFKAFAVKGNVLDLAIAVVVGGAFGNIVSSLVDNIITPLIGILLDGINFSNLMYKIGSAEVTYGIFIQSVFDFVIISFTIFISIRFLMKIQPKEDPVEDKPPKVDSKEELLIEIRDLLKNKKIK, from the coding sequence GTGTGGAAAGAATTCAAAGCATTTGCAGTTAAAGGAAACGTTCTTGATTTAGCAATTGCGGTTGTAGTGGGAGGAGCGTTTGGTAATATCGTCTCGTCTCTCGTCGATAACATTATCACGCCTCTAATTGGAATTTTGTTAGACGGTATTAATTTTTCGAATTTAATGTACAAGATCGGTAGCGCGGAAGTTACGTATGGTATCTTTATTCAATCGGTATTTGATTTTGTTATTATTTCTTTTACTATTTTTATATCTATCCGATTCTTAATGAAGATTCAACCTAAAGAAGACCCAGTTGAAGATAAGCCCCCAAAAGTTGATTCAAAAGAGGAACTCCTCATTGAAATACGTGATTTACTAAAAAACAAAAAAATTAAATAA